In Malania oleifera isolate guangnan ecotype guangnan chromosome 8, ASM2987363v1, whole genome shotgun sequence, a single window of DNA contains:
- the LOC131162349 gene encoding large ribosomal subunit protein uL3: MSHRKFEHPRHGSLGFLPRKRASRHRGKVKAFPKDDPTKPCKLTAFLGYKAGMTHIVREVEKPGSKLHKKETCEAVTIIETPPMVVVGVVGYVKTPRGLRSLNTVWAQHLSEEVKRRFYKNWCKSKKKAFTKYSKQYETEEGKKSIQAQLEKIKKYASVVRVLAHTQIKKMKGLKQKKAHLMEIQVNGGTVAQKVDYAYSFFEKQIPVDAIFQKDEMIDIIGVTKGKGYEGVVTRWGVTRLPRKTHRGLRKVACIGAWHPARVSFTVARAGQNGYHHRTEMNKKVYKLGKAGQESHTAITEFDRTEKDITPMGGFPHYGVVKEDYLLIKGCCVGPKKRVVTIRQSLLKQTSRLALEDIKLKFIDTSSKFGHGRFQTTQEKQKFYGRLKA; the protein is encoded by the exons ATGTCTCACAGGAAGTTTGAGCATCCCAGGCATGGGTCACTTGGATTTCTTCCAAGGAAGCGAGCTTCTCGTCATAGGGGAAAAG TGAAGGCTTTTCCTAAAGATGACCCAACCAAGCCCTGCAAGCTTACAGCTTTTCTGGGTTACAAAGCTGGGATGACACATATTGTGAGGGAGGTCGAAAAACCTGGATCAA AGCTTCACAAGAAGGAGACATGCGAAGCTGTGACAATTATTGAAACTCCTCCAATGGTCGTTGTTGGAGTCGTGGGTTATGTGAAGACTCCACGTGGCCTTCGCTCTTTGAACACCGTGTGGGCTCAGCATCTCAGTGAAGAAGTGAAACGTAGATTCTACAAGAACTGGTGCAAGTCCAAGAAGAAGGCTTTCACTAAATATTCAAAGCAGTATGAAACTGAAGAGGGGAAGAAAAGTATCCAAGCACAgctagagaaaataaaaaaatatgcatCTGTTGTTCGGGTTTTGGCGCACACTCAG ATTAAGAAAATGAAGGGACTGAAGCAGAAGAAAGCACACCTGATGGAGATCCAGGTCAATGGTGGGACAGTTGCTCAGAAAGTTGATTATGCCTATAGTTTCTTTGAGAAGCAAATCCCTGTGGATGCTATTTTCCAGAAGGATGAGATGATTGACATCATTGGTGTAACCAAGGGTAAAGGGTATGAAGGTGTTGTCACTCGTTGGGGTGTCACCCGGCTTCCCCGTAAGACTCACAGGGGTCTTCGGAAGGTGGCATGTATTGGCGCCTGGCACCCTGCGAGAGTGTCGTTCACAGTTGCTAGGGCTGGTCAGAATGGATATCACCATCGTACTGAAATGAACAAGAAGGTTTATAAGCTTGGCAAGGCTGGGCAGGAGTCTCACACTGCCATCACTGAGTTTGACAG GACTGAGAAAGATATCACTCCTATGGGTGGCTTCCCTCACTATGGTGTTGTAAAGGAAGATTACTTGTTAATCAAGGGATGCTGTGTTGGGCCCAAAAAGAGGGTTGTTACTATTCGCCAATCCCTGCTCAAGCAGACATCTCGTTTGGCCCTTGAGGACATCAAACTCAAGTTCATTGATACGTCCTCAAAGTTTGGGCATGGCCGCTTCCAGACCACACAGGAAAAACAGAAGTTCTATGGACGGCTGAAGGCATAA
- the LOC131161631 gene encoding abscisic stress-ripening protein 1-like gives MAEEKHHHHHFHHHKDEDKPVETSAVYSESTYVGDDVTGYAETTEVAASDPFHDYKKEEKHHKHLEHLGELGVASAGAYALHEKHKAEKDPEHAHKHKIEEEVAAAVGVGAGGFAFHEHHEKKETKKEEEEAHGKKHHHLF, from the exons ATGGCAGAGGAGAAGCACCACCACCACCACTTCCACCACCACAAGGACGAAGACAAACCCGTCGAGACCTCCGCCGTTTACTCGGAGTCCACTTACGTCGGGGATGACGTCACCGGCTACGCCGAAACCACCGAAGTCGCTGCTTCCGACCCCTTCCATGATTATAAGAAGGAAGAGAAGCACCACAAGCACCTCGAGCACCTCGGCGAGCTCGGCGTCGCCTCCGCCGGCGCTTATGCCCTG CACGAGAAGCACAAGGCAGAGAAAGACCCAGAGCATGCGCACAAGCACAAGATAGAGGAAGAGGTGGCAGCGGCGGTGGGGGTGGGGGCCGGGGGGTTTGCGTTCCACGAGCACCACGAGAAGAAAGAGAcaaagaaggaagaggaagaggcccatggcAAGAAACACCACCACCTCTTCTGA